Proteins encoded together in one Micromonospora auratinigra window:
- a CDS encoding SRPBCC family protein: MIEAGSRARSQPPPPAVVFEALTEPDRDPMRPWLRLLDDEQRPRILRAEHPHLVVWSSLWPKRPDAEIRFELSPDGAGTRLRWTLLVDEPPPDPSLLGHLRKRLNQLVNADLRYTFGQ, translated from the coding sequence ATGATCGAAGCGGGCAGCCGGGCGCGCAGCCAACCACCGCCACCGGCCGTCGTCTTCGAGGCGCTCACCGAGCCCGACCGCGATCCGATGCGCCCCTGGCTGCGGCTGCTCGACGACGAGCAACGGCCCCGGATCCTGCGCGCCGAGCACCCGCACCTCGTGGTCTGGTCGTCGCTCTGGCCCAAGCGACCGGACGCCGAGATCCGGTTCGAGCTGTCCCCTGACGGCGCGGGCACCCGGCTGCGCTGGACGTTGCTGGTCGACGAGCCGCCGCCCGATCCGTCGCTCCTCGGCCACCTGCGCAAACGGCTCAACCAGTTGGTCAACGCGGACCTGCGGTACACCTTCGGCCAGTGA
- a CDS encoding helix-turn-helix domain-containing protein has product MVRHPLTAEQIAAGRRLGAALRTARAGRSLVEVALAAGISPETLRKIEAGRLPAPAFGTVVCLSQALGVPLGDLADVWLADMRVRQAS; this is encoded by the coding sequence ATGGTTCGCCACCCGCTCACCGCCGAACAGATCGCCGCGGGCCGGCGCCTCGGAGCCGCCCTGCGCACCGCGCGGGCCGGCCGCAGCCTCGTCGAGGTGGCCCTCGCCGCCGGCATCTCCCCCGAGACGCTGCGCAAGATCGAGGCGGGCCGGCTGCCCGCACCGGCGTTCGGCACCGTGGTCTGCCTCAGCCAGGCCCTCGGCGTCCCGCTCGGCGACCTGGCCGACGTCTGGCTCGCCGACATGCGGGTCCGCCAGGCGTCCTGA
- the map gene encoding type I methionyl aminopeptidase: MIELKSAEEIDRMAVTGQFVGELLAELSGVAAVGVNLMDLEHHARRRIAERGAESCYWDYAPSFGRGPFRNVLCLSVNDAVLHGLPHDYVLRDGDLLSIDMAVGIDGWVADSALSFVVGTPDPADLKLIEATEVALEAAIGAAQPGGRIGDISAAIGEVAHSYGYRVNTQFGGHGLGRTMHEDPHVSNTGRAGRGMRLDPGLTIAIEPWLCRSTDQIKVDDDGWTIRSADGSRTAHSEHTVAITAAGPQVLTRRPAEQAAPAEPGRKSAAAS, from the coding sequence GTGATCGAGCTGAAGTCCGCCGAGGAGATCGACCGGATGGCGGTGACCGGCCAGTTCGTCGGCGAGCTGCTGGCCGAGCTGAGCGGGGTGGCCGCCGTCGGCGTCAACCTGATGGACCTCGAACACCACGCCCGCCGCCGGATCGCCGAGCGCGGCGCGGAGTCCTGCTACTGGGACTACGCCCCGTCGTTCGGGCGCGGCCCGTTCCGCAACGTGCTCTGCCTGTCGGTCAACGACGCGGTGCTGCACGGTCTGCCGCACGACTACGTGCTGCGCGACGGTGACCTGCTCAGCATCGACATGGCGGTCGGCATCGACGGCTGGGTCGCCGACTCGGCGCTCTCGTTCGTCGTCGGCACCCCCGACCCGGCCGACCTGAAGCTGATCGAGGCGACCGAGGTCGCGCTGGAGGCCGCCATCGGCGCCGCGCAGCCCGGCGGCCGCATCGGCGACATCTCCGCCGCGATCGGCGAGGTCGCCCACTCGTACGGCTACCGGGTGAACACCCAGTTCGGCGGGCACGGGCTGGGCCGGACCATGCACGAGGACCCGCACGTCTCGAACACCGGCCGGGCCGGGCGCGGGATGCGGCTCGACCCGGGGTTGACCATCGCCATCGAGCCCTGGCTCTGCCGCTCGACGGACCAGATCAAGGTGGACGACGACGGCTGGACGATCCGCTCCGCCGACGGCTCGCGGACCGCCCACTCCGAGCACACCGTGGCGATCACGGCGGCCGGGCCGCAGGTGCTGACCCGCCGTCCCGCCGAGCAGGCCGCCCCGGCCGAGCCCGGCCGGAAGTCCGCCGCCGCCTCCTGA
- a CDS encoding HD domain-containing protein gives MSDDHDAAGAVRFIFEAGVLKRAARTGWWFAGVKHPESIAEHSFRTALIGMMLAAMEGADAARVSMMCVLHDTQETRITDIPHIAKRYLTAVPNTAVTADQVAGCPPAVIDLITAAVAEYEAGETVEAIVARDADKLECLIQAVEYRHQGIDNVQRWIDSSQAALKTASAQRLADAALDGQPLAWLTPPPTTPAK, from the coding sequence ATGAGCGACGACCACGACGCCGCCGGAGCCGTGCGCTTCATCTTCGAAGCCGGCGTACTGAAACGCGCCGCCCGCACCGGCTGGTGGTTCGCCGGCGTGAAGCACCCGGAGTCGATCGCCGAGCACTCGTTCCGCACGGCGCTCATCGGGATGATGCTGGCCGCCATGGAGGGCGCCGACGCGGCGCGGGTGTCGATGATGTGCGTCCTGCACGACACGCAGGAGACCCGGATCACCGACATCCCGCACATCGCCAAGCGCTACCTCACCGCCGTGCCGAACACCGCCGTCACCGCCGACCAGGTTGCCGGCTGCCCGCCCGCCGTCATCGACCTGATCACCGCCGCCGTGGCGGAATACGAGGCGGGCGAGACCGTGGAGGCCATCGTCGCTCGCGACGCCGACAAGCTCGAATGCCTCATCCAGGCGGTGGAGTACCGACACCAGGGAATCGACAACGTCCAGCGGTGGATCGACAGCTCGCAGGCAGCCCTGAAGACGGCATCGGCACAGCGGCTCGCCGATGCCGCCCTCGACGGCCAGCCGCTCGCCTGGTTGACCCCGCCTCCAACTACGCCAGCCAAATAG
- a CDS encoding MalY/PatB family protein, whose product MAGTENPLTALTLGQLRQRSSVKWRLHPADVLPLWVAEMDVPLAAPVADTLRRAVDLGDTGYAHGTAYAEALGEFAARRWGWTDFRVDRTTVVPDVMLGIVELLRLVTDPGDAVVVCSPVYPPFYAFVTHADRQVVEAPLGSDLRLDPAALEEAFRRARALGPRPALLLCNPHNPTGVVHRREELETVAALADRHGVRVVSDEIHAPLALPGARFTPYLTVAGAGNGFAVTSASKAWNLAGLKAALAIAGPDAAADLDRMPEEVSHGPSHLGVLAHTAAFRAGEPWLDALLDGLDANRALLGDLLARHLPAVTYHRPEGTYLAWLDCTRLGVATEPPAGGPGVASDLAGPARMFLDDARVALSSGHVFGSGGTGFVRLNFATSPEILTEAVTRMGRAAQQVGGGAPA is encoded by the coding sequence ATGGCCGGAACCGAGAACCCGCTCACCGCCCTCACCCTGGGCCAGCTCCGGCAGCGCAGCAGCGTGAAGTGGCGGCTGCACCCGGCCGACGTGCTGCCGCTGTGGGTGGCGGAGATGGACGTGCCGCTCGCCGCCCCGGTCGCCGACACGCTGCGCCGGGCCGTCGACCTCGGTGACACCGGGTACGCGCACGGCACCGCGTACGCCGAGGCGCTCGGCGAGTTCGCGGCCCGGCGCTGGGGCTGGACGGATTTCCGGGTGGACCGGACCACCGTGGTGCCGGACGTGATGCTGGGCATCGTCGAGCTGCTCCGGCTGGTCACCGACCCGGGCGACGCGGTGGTGGTCTGCTCCCCGGTGTACCCGCCCTTCTACGCGTTCGTCACGCACGCCGACCGGCAGGTGGTCGAGGCGCCGCTCGGGTCGGACCTGCGGCTGGACCCGGCCGCGCTGGAGGAGGCCTTCCGCCGGGCCCGGGCGCTCGGCCCCCGGCCGGCACTGCTGCTGTGCAACCCGCACAACCCGACCGGGGTGGTGCACCGCCGCGAGGAGCTGGAGACCGTCGCCGCGCTGGCCGACCGGCACGGCGTACGGGTCGTCTCGGACGAGATCCACGCGCCGCTGGCGCTGCCCGGGGCGCGCTTCACCCCGTACCTGACGGTGGCCGGGGCCGGGAACGGGTTCGCGGTGACCTCCGCCTCGAAGGCGTGGAACCTCGCGGGCCTGAAGGCGGCGCTGGCGATCGCCGGGCCGGACGCCGCCGCCGACCTGGACCGGATGCCGGAGGAGGTCAGCCACGGGCCGAGCCACCTGGGCGTGCTGGCGCACACCGCCGCGTTCCGGGCCGGCGAGCCGTGGCTCGACGCCCTACTCGACGGCCTGGACGCCAACCGCGCCCTGCTCGGCGACCTGCTGGCCCGGCACCTGCCGGCGGTGACCTACCACCGTCCGGAGGGCACCTACCTGGCCTGGCTGGACTGCACCCGGCTGGGTGTCGCCACCGAGCCGCCGGCCGGCGGGCCCGGGGTCGCCAGCGACCTCGCCGGGCCGGCCCGGATGTTCCTCGACGACGCCCGGGTCGCGCTCAGCTCCGGGCACGTCTTCGGCAGCGGCGGCACCGGCTTCGTCCGACTGAACTTCGCCACCTCGCCCGAGATCCTCACCGAGGCCGTCACCCGCATGGGCCGCGCCGCCCAGCAGGTCGGGGGCGGGGCCCCGGCCTAG
- a CDS encoding zinc metalloprotease has translation MRRRPTYRLAVLTATAALLATGGGASGAVATAAPAAPSAGVAACEPGAEGHSAARAAEGATAQEPELYSKNEANAYGVIKDSPRLPNGSVTIPTVFHMVSDHPLSAAETARWNTLIANQMTVLNDSYAGRTAADASDTPFRFSLVDTTWTVNSAWYTVEPGKNERDMKQALYTGDARTLNVYAANIGGGLLGWAYFPKGYNNGRDYIDGVVMLDESMPGGTAGKYALGDTLTHEVGHWLMLEHTFAHGCSASGDYVADTPREAAPQFNCPVGADSCSAPGLDPIHNFMDYTQDSCMNMFTAGQADRMSDAWVAFRAGGGH, from the coding sequence ATGCGCAGAAGACCGACGTACCGACTTGCGGTACTGACCGCCACCGCGGCCCTGCTGGCCACCGGCGGCGGCGCTTCCGGGGCGGTCGCCACCGCCGCGCCCGCGGCCCCCTCCGCGGGTGTCGCGGCCTGCGAGCCGGGTGCCGAGGGGCACAGCGCGGCCCGCGCGGCCGAGGGTGCCACCGCCCAGGAGCCGGAGCTGTACTCCAAGAACGAGGCGAACGCCTACGGCGTGATCAAGGATTCGCCGCGGCTGCCCAACGGCAGCGTCACCATCCCCACCGTCTTCCACATGGTCTCCGACCACCCGCTCAGCGCGGCGGAGACGGCCCGCTGGAACACCCTGATCGCCAACCAGATGACGGTGCTCAACGACTCGTACGCGGGCCGCACGGCCGCGGACGCGTCCGACACCCCGTTCCGGTTCTCGCTGGTCGACACCACGTGGACGGTCAACAGCGCCTGGTACACGGTGGAGCCGGGCAAGAACGAGCGGGACATGAAGCAGGCCCTGTACACCGGGGACGCCCGCACGCTGAACGTGTACGCCGCCAACATCGGTGGCGGCCTGCTCGGCTGGGCGTACTTCCCGAAGGGCTACAACAACGGCCGGGACTACATCGACGGCGTGGTGATGCTCGACGAGTCGATGCCGGGCGGCACCGCCGGCAAGTACGCCCTCGGTGACACCCTGACGCACGAGGTCGGGCACTGGCTGATGCTGGAGCACACCTTCGCGCACGGCTGCTCGGCCTCCGGCGACTACGTCGCGGACACCCCGCGCGAGGCGGCCCCGCAGTTCAACTGCCCGGTGGGCGCGGACAGCTGCTCCGCCCCCGGCCTGGACCCGATCCACAACTTCATGGACTACACGCAGGACTCCTGCATGAACATGTTCACCGCCGGACAGGCGGACCGGATGAGCGACGCCTGGGTCGCGTTCCGGGCCGGCGGCGGTCACTGA
- a CDS encoding helix-turn-helix domain-containing protein yields the protein MATRGRPAAPRGEVTGYLLKLIRESIPLTQEQLAAELAVDRTTVQSWETGRRPFAAVPFGQVIAIRQRLCYLGANNALLAALDDATEADYILSAVLDEQVENTDITAQPLGRSVLTHRLSDLILWPVLGQCPTFVRNNPTATRRRGPVAVGPSLPAEQRRAFFTRLHVLAERSAGARRSHVLLHRQACFLAGMDPTGGSAAWLTSSNARSTRRTTFHTWSPLWPDARSVVTSLANQGDPEPLRDFIARAHPDDACERAALNYSAYWVGELPYRQPDDSFMPSALGDWRGSLLLRHLVQRLHPEHPIVDLNIHNVWALLAARRGLPLDDHATGQALLDRCTRLLDSDAISVQSRRELTSIVYTLKADGVIGTGTGR from the coding sequence ATGGCAACTCGCGGACGGCCGGCAGCACCGCGCGGTGAGGTGACCGGTTATCTCCTCAAGCTGATCCGGGAGTCCATCCCGCTCACTCAGGAACAGCTCGCCGCCGAGTTGGCCGTAGACCGGACCACCGTGCAGAGCTGGGAGACCGGCCGCCGCCCGTTCGCGGCGGTGCCGTTCGGCCAGGTGATCGCGATTCGCCAGCGGCTCTGTTACCTCGGCGCGAACAACGCACTGCTCGCCGCCCTCGACGACGCCACCGAGGCGGACTACATCCTGTCGGCGGTCCTCGACGAGCAGGTGGAAAACACCGACATCACCGCTCAGCCGCTCGGCCGGTCGGTGCTCACCCACCGACTGTCCGACCTGATCCTCTGGCCGGTCCTCGGCCAGTGCCCCACCTTCGTCCGCAACAACCCCACGGCCACCCGCAGACGAGGACCGGTGGCAGTCGGGCCATCCCTGCCCGCCGAGCAGCGACGCGCCTTCTTCACCCGCCTGCACGTCCTCGCCGAGCGGTCGGCTGGAGCGCGCCGATCCCACGTGCTGCTGCACCGGCAGGCCTGCTTCCTCGCCGGCATGGATCCCACCGGCGGATCCGCAGCCTGGCTGACGTCAAGCAACGCCCGCTCGACCCGCCGGACGACCTTCCACACCTGGTCCCCGCTCTGGCCCGACGCGCGCTCGGTGGTCACCTCGCTGGCGAACCAGGGTGACCCGGAGCCGTTACGCGACTTCATCGCCCGAGCCCACCCCGACGACGCCTGCGAACGGGCGGCCCTCAACTACTCGGCCTACTGGGTAGGCGAACTTCCCTACCGGCAGCCCGATGACTCGTTCATGCCGAGCGCTTTGGGCGACTGGCGCGGATCGCTTCTCCTCCGCCACCTGGTCCAGCGCCTCCATCCGGAGCACCCGATCGTGGACCTCAACATCCACAACGTCTGGGCCCTGCTGGCCGCGCGACGGGGCCTCCCCCTCGACGACCACGCCACCGGGCAGGCACTCCTGGACCGCTGCACGCGGCTCCTGGACAGCGACGCGATCTCCGTCCAGTCCCGACGGGAACTAACCTCTATCGTCTACACCCTGAAGGCAGACGGAGTCATCGGCACAGGGACGGGCAGATGA
- a CDS encoding FG-GAP repeat domain-containing protein: protein MDRRIRAGLATTFAVAAGVTAAPVPAGAASGGTFAPARYLATGSTATNAVAVADVTGDGRQDIVVGIDAADGTQTSSVLVYAQQAGGTYAALPKITAHGGYNSNVRLAVADIDADGRTDVALSSSAGIDVLYQRNGRLAAPVLAAGRGEDVAIADVTGDGRPDLVVARVQGEVRIYPQTSSHTFPTYTTVTGPYTAGVPVDQVFVADLNADGRPDLAQFYGHGTWVRLRRADGSYAAATTYRAPADANGYRPVGLAATVGDVTGDGRADLVTSVNGNSPDAAVQVFAQGTGGLAATPASYPTYDCPAGLAIGDLTGDGRQDLVVAHGSWRAVSVRLQQSDGTLGAYATNLVDGVGSQPDALAVGDVTGDGKPDVVAVAYDKVAVLRQL, encoded by the coding sequence ATGGACAGACGGATCAGGGCCGGGCTGGCGACGACGTTCGCGGTGGCGGCCGGCGTGACGGCGGCGCCCGTACCGGCCGGGGCGGCGAGCGGCGGGACCTTCGCGCCCGCGCGGTACCTCGCCACCGGATCGACCGCCACCAACGCGGTCGCCGTCGCCGACGTCACCGGCGACGGCCGGCAGGACATCGTGGTCGGCATCGACGCCGCCGACGGCACCCAGACCAGTTCCGTGCTGGTCTACGCCCAGCAGGCCGGCGGGACGTACGCGGCCCTGCCGAAGATCACCGCGCACGGCGGCTACAACAGCAACGTACGGCTCGCGGTGGCCGACATCGACGCCGACGGTCGCACCGACGTGGCGCTCTCCTCGTCCGCCGGGATCGACGTGCTGTACCAGCGCAACGGGCGGCTCGCCGCGCCGGTGCTGGCCGCCGGGCGCGGCGAGGACGTCGCGATCGCCGACGTGACCGGGGACGGCCGACCGGACCTGGTGGTCGCCCGGGTGCAGGGCGAGGTGCGCATCTACCCGCAGACCAGCAGCCACACCTTCCCGACGTACACGACGGTCACCGGGCCCTACACCGCCGGGGTGCCGGTCGACCAGGTGTTCGTCGCCGACCTGAACGCCGACGGACGGCCCGACCTCGCCCAGTTCTACGGCCACGGCACCTGGGTGCGGCTGCGCCGCGCCGACGGCAGCTACGCCGCGGCCACCACCTACCGGGCGCCGGCGGACGCCAACGGTTACCGGCCGGTCGGCCTCGCCGCGACCGTCGGCGACGTCACCGGCGACGGCCGGGCCGACCTGGTGACCAGCGTCAACGGCAACAGCCCGGATGCCGCCGTGCAGGTGTTCGCCCAGGGCACCGGCGGGCTCGCCGCGACGCCGGCCAGCTACCCGACGTACGACTGCCCGGCCGGGCTCGCCATCGGCGACCTGACCGGCGACGGCCGCCAGGACCTGGTGGTCGCGCACGGCAGCTGGCGGGCGGTGAGCGTGCGCCTCCAGCAGTCCGACGGGACGCTCGGGGCGTACGCGACCAACCTGGTCGACGGAGTCGGGTCGCAGCCGGACGCCCTCGCGGTCGGCGACGTGACCGGCGACGGCAAGCCGGACGTGGTGGCCGTCGCGTACGACAAGGTGGCCGTCCTGCGCCAGCTCTGA